One Melanotaenia boesemani isolate fMelBoe1 chromosome 8, fMelBoe1.pri, whole genome shotgun sequence DNA segment encodes these proteins:
- the LOC121644827 gene encoding elongation factor 2: MVNFTVDQIRAIMDKKSNIRNMSVIAHVDHGKSTLTDSLVSKAGIIASARAGETRFTDTRKDEQERCITIKSTAISMYYELGENDLAFIKQCKDGNGFLINLIDSPGHVDFSSEVTAALRVTDGALVVVDCVSGVCVQTETVLRQAIAERIKPVLMMNKMDRALLELQLEPDELFQTFQRIVENVNVIISTYGEDEGGPMGNIMIDPVIGTVGFGSGLHGWAFTLKQFAEMYVAKFAAKGVAQLGPAERCKKVEDMMKKLWGDRYFDPSAGKFSKTATGPDGQKLPRTFSQLVLDPIFKVFDAIMNFKKEETAKLIDKLDVKLDTEDKEKEGKPLLKAVMRRWLPAGEALLQMITIHLPSPVTAQKYRCELLYEGPGDDEAAMGIKNCDPKAPLMMYISKMVPTSDKGRFYAFGRVFSGCVSTGQKVRIMGPNFAPGKKEDLYIKPIQRTILMMGRYVEPIEDVPCGNIVGLVGVDQFLVKTGTITTFEQAHNMRVMKFSVSPVVRVAVEAKNPADLPKLVEGLKRLAKSDPMVQCIIEESGEHIIAGAGELHLEICLKDLEEDHACIPLKKSDPVVSYRETVTEESDQMCLSKSPNKHNRLFMKARPFPDGLAEDIEKGDVTARQELKARARYLADKYEWEVTEARKIWCFGPDGNGANLLIDITKGVQYLNEIKDSVAAGFQWATKEGALCEENMRAIRFDIHDVTLHADAIHRGGGQIIPTARRVLYACQLTAQPRLMEPVYLVEIQCPEQVVGGIYGVLNRKRGHVFEESQVMGTPMFVVKAYLPVNESFGFTADLRSNTGGQAFPQCVFDHWQILQGDPSDPTSRPFQVVAEIRKRKGLKEGIPALDNYLDKL; encoded by the exons ATG GTGAACTTTACTGTGGACCAGATCCGTGCCATCATGGACAAAAAGTCCAACATCAGAAACATGTCTGTGATTGCTCACGTGGATCATGGGAAGTCCACGTTGACCGACTCACTGGTATCCAAGGCGGGGATTATTGCTTCAGCCCGGGCCGGAGAAACCCGCTTCACGGACACGCGCAAAGATGAGCAGGAACGCTGCATCACCATAAAATCAAC GGCTATCTCCATGTATTATGAGCTTGGAGAGAATGACTTGGCATTCATCAAGCAGTGTAAAGACGGAAATGGCTTCCTCATCAACCTGATTGATTCTCCGGGTCACGTTGATTTCTCTTCTGAGGTCACAGCTGCCCTCAGAGTAACTGATGGAGCcctggtggtggtggactgTGTCTCAG gtgtgtgtgtgcagactgAAACTGTACTGCGGCAGGCAATCGCTGAGCGCATCAAGCCAGTTCTGATGATGAACAAGATGGACCGGGCCTTGcttgagctgcagctggagcCAGATGaacttttccagacatttcaGCGTATCGTGGAGAACGTCAACGTCATCATCTCCACCTATGGAGAAGATGAAGGTGGACCCATGGGGAACATCATG ATTGACCCTGTTATTGGCACAGTTGGGTTCGGCTCCGGCCTCCACGGTTGGGCTTTCACCTTGAAGCAGTTTGCTGAGATGTATGTGGCTAAATTTGCTGCTAAGGGAGTTGCTCAGCTTGGACCAGCAGAGAGATGTAAGAAGGTGGAGGACATGATGAAGAAGCTGTGGGGAGACAG ATATTTTGATCCAAGTGCTGGTAAATTCAGTAAGACTGCCACTGGTCCTGATGGTCAGAAATTACCTCGAACCTTCTCCCAGCTTGTTTTGGATCCCATTTTTAAG gTATTTGATGCCATcatgaattttaaaaaggaagagaCAGCCAAACTAATTGATAAGCTGGATGTCAAACTGGACACTGAGGACAAAGAGAAGGAAGGGAAGCCCCTCCTGAAGGCTGTGATGCGTCGCTGGCTGCCTGCCGGAGAGGCTTTGCTCCAGATGATCACCATCCACCTGCCCTCCCCTGTCACTGCACAGAAGTACCGCTGTGAGCTTCTCTATGAAGGGCCTGGAGATGACGAAGCTGCCATGG GTATTAAGAACTGTGATCCCAAGGCTCCTTTGATGATGTATATCTCCAAGATGGTCCCAACTAGCGACAAGGGCCGTTTCTACGCCTTTGGTCGTGTGTTTTCCGGCTGTGTGTCCACAGGCCAGAAAGTGCGCATCATGGGACCAAACTTCGCCCCTGGAAAGAAGGAAGATCTCTACATTAAACCTATCCAGAG GACTATTCTGATGATGGGTCGGTACGTGGAGCCTATTGAAGATGTCCCATGTGGCAACATAGTGGGGCTCGTTGGAGTGGACCAGTTCCTGGTTAAGACAGGGACCATTACCACTTTCGAACAA GCCCACAACATGAGAGTGATGAAGTTCAGTGTGAGTCCTGTGGTCAGAGTTGCTGTGGAGGCCAAGAATCCTGCTGACTTGCCCAAGCTGGTGGAGGGCCTGAAACGTTTGGCCAAGTCAGACCCCATGGTGCAGTGCATCATTGAGGAGTCTGGGGAACACATCATAGCTGGAGCAGGAGAGTTGCACCTGGAGATCTGCCTCAAGGACCTGGAGGAGGACCATGCCTGCATTCCACTGAAG AAATCAGACCCAGTGGTGTCTTACAGAGAGACGGTGACAGAGGAATCAGACCAGATGTGTCTGTCTAAGTCCCCCAACAAGCACAATCGTCTTTTCATGAAGGCCCGTCCGTTCCCGGATGGCCTGGCTGAAGATATCGAGAAGGGGGATGTCACTGCTCGACAGGAGCTGAAGGCTCGTGCCCGTTACCTTGCTGACAAGTATGAGTGGGAGGTGACAGAAGCCAGGAAGATCTGGTGCTTCGGTCCTGATGGAAACGGGGCCAACCTGCTGATAGACATCACAAAGGGGGTTCAGTACCTCAATGAAATCAAGGACAGTGTAGCAGCTGGTTTCCAGTGGGCAACTAAAGAG GGCGCATTGTGTGAGGAAAACATGCGTGCAATACGCTTTGACATCCATGATGTGACACTGCACGCAGATGCTATTCACCGTGGTGGAGGGCAGATTATTCCCACAGCTCGTAGGGTTCTGTATGCCTGTCAGCTCACCGCTCAGCCTCGTCTCATGGAGCCAGTCTACCTTGTGGAGATACAG tgCCCTGAGCAGGTGGTTGGTGGGATCTATGGTGTGTTGAACAGGAAACGTGGCCATGTGTTTGAAGAGTCCCAAGTTATGGGAACACCTATGTTTGTGGTAAAAGCCTACCTGCCTGTCAATGAATCTTTCG ggTTTACAGCTGACCTGCGCAGTAACACTGGAGGCCAGGCCTTCCCTCAGTGTGTATTTGACCACTGGCAGATTCTCCAGGGAGACCCCAGTGACCCTACCAGCAGACCCTTCCAAGTTGTCGCAGAAATTAGGAAACGCAAAGGTCTAAAAGAGGGCATACCAGCCCTTGACAACTATTTGGACAAATTGTGA
- the LOC121644829 gene encoding BTB/POZ domain-containing protein 2-like: MAAGDNSGRPPCLSFSGPGPLGNSQPSNSVFSMPASNGGAVGAAGGAQGTARRPNPQLGPGGGDSNGVSTGAPPIAQNSLQQPAAATGAMATLASNMTTTAASNASPATAPTATPAAASVLVYREPVYNWQATKSTVKERFAFLFNNEVLSDVHFLVGKGMGVQRIPAHRFVLAVGSAVFDAMFNGGMATTSTEIELPDVEPAAFLALLKFLYSDEVQIGPETVMTTLYTAKKYAVPALEAHCVEFLKKNLRADNAFMLLTQARLFDEPQLASLCLENIDKNTGDALAAEGFTDIDLDTLVAVLERDTLGVREVRLFGAAVRWAEAEAHRQQLQPTPENKRKVLGKALTLIRFPLMTIEEFAAGPAQSNILTDREVVSLFLHFTVNPKPRVDFIDRPRCCLRGKECSITRFGHVESRWGYSGTSDRIRFSVNRRIFVVGFGLYGSIHGPTDYQVNIQIIHTDSNTVLGQNDTGFSCDGSANTFRVMFKEPVEILPNVNYTACATLKGPDSHYGTKGMRKVTHESSSTGTKTCFTFCYAAGNNNGTSVEDGQIPEVIFYT; this comes from the exons GAGCACAAGGAACAGCGAGGCGTCCCAACCCGCAACTGGGGCCTGGCGGGGGTGACAGCAACGGTGTTTCGACCGGAGCTCCGCCGATTGCGCAGAACTCTCTGCAGCAGCCTGCTGCGGCAACCGGAGCCATGGCTACCCTGGCGTCCAACATGACAACCACCGCAGCCTCAAATGCGTCCCCAGCGACCGCACCGACCGCCACCCCGGCTGCTGCGTCAGTCCTGGTGTACCGAGAGCCAGTGTACAACTGGCAGGCAACAAAGAGCACCGTAAAGGAACGGTTTGCGTTCCTATTCAACAACGAGGTGCTCAGTGACGTTCATTTCTTGGTGGGCAAAGGAATGGGTGTTCAAAGAATACCTGCACACAG GTTTGTTCTGGCTGTGGGGAGCGCGGTGTTTGATGCCATGTTCAACGGTGGGATGGCGACCACTTCAACGGAAATCGAGCTTCCTGACGTGGAACCAGCCGCCTTTTTGGCCCTGCTGAA gtttctgtaCTCGGATGAAGTCCAGATTGGACCTGAGACTGTGATGACCACACTCTACACAGCTAAGAAGTATGCAGTTCCAGCCCTGGAGGCTCACTGTGTGGAGTTCCTCAAGAAGAACCTCAGAGCAGACAATGCTTTCATGCTGCTTACACAG GCACGACTGTTTGATGAACCACAGCTTGCCAGTCTCTGTTTAGAGAATATTGATAAGAACACTGGAGATGCTCTCGCCGCTGAGGGATTCACAGATATAGATTTGG ATACGTTGGTGGCGGTGTTGGAGAGGGACACTCTCGGAGTGAGAGAGGTGCGTTTGTTTGGAGCGGCTGTGCGTTGGGCTGAGGCTGAAGCTCATaggcagcagctgcagcccACACCCGAGAACAAGCGTAAAGTCTTGGGAAAAGCTCTCACACTCATCCGCTTCCCTCTTATGACTATTGAGGAGTTTGCTGCAG GTCCAGCCCAGTCCAATATTCTGACTGACAGAGAGGTGGTGAGTCTCTTTCTCCACTTCACTGTAAACCCAAAGCCTCGTGTAGATTTCATCGACCGGCCTCGCTGTTGTCTCCGCGGGAAGGAGTGCAGCATCACACGTTTTGGTCATGTGGAGAGCCGCTGGGGTTACAGCGGGACAAGTGACCGCATTCG gttCTCTGTAAACAGAAGGATATTTGTGGTTGGATTTGGACTCTATGGCTCCATACATGGACCTACAGACTACCAAGTCAACATACAG ATAATTCACACAGACAGTAACACAGTGCTGGGACAGAACGACACAGGCTTCAGCTGTGATGGGTCAGCAAACACATTCAGAGTCATGTTTAAAGAGCCAGTGGAGATTCTACCAAATGTCAACTACACTGCTTGTGCAACACTTAAG GGTCCAGACTCTCATTATGGGACTAAGGGGATGCGTAAGGTAACCCATGAGTCATCATCCACTGGCACAAAGACCTGTTTCACCTTCTGTTACGCAGCAGGCAACAACAACGGCACTTCGGTAGAAGATGGACAGATTCCTGAGGTCATCTTCTACACATAG